Genomic segment of Vicinamibacterales bacterium:
GGCGTAGACGCCGTTCAGATCAGCCATACGTCCGAGGCGCGGATGTTGCCGCCCAGCTCGATTGCCGGCCAGTCCGGACTGGCGGTGATCATCTGCAGCGTGCCCTCCACGAGGAGCGCGGTGTCTTCGACCTTGGTGCCGGCGATGGTCGGATTCCAGGCAAACGCCTGCCGCGCCTGCACCACCTCCGCGGACTTCGGGTGCGCGGTCCACTCGCGGGCGCGGTAGCCGATCGCCCCTCCCTGGTGATGCTTCAGCTCCTCGCTGGGGAAGCCCACCGCCGCGTAGGCATCGCGCGCGATCCCGTACAGCGCGGCGCCGGTGGCGCCCGGCCGCGTCGCTTCGAGGAGCCGTCCGAACACGGTAGCCGTCGCGCGGGTCCGCTCCGCGAGGTCCGCCGGCGGCCTCGACGCGACGATGCGCGACAGCGAGACGACGAGGCCGTCGCGTTCGGCGCACAGCGCGAGCATGACGACGTGCTCCCAGCGGGTCGCGGTCGGCACGGGGTGGCGAAAGCGCCGAAGCCGTTCGTCGGATCCGACCAGCGCGACGATCGCCCGCGCGCGGATGGCGCCCGCCGCGTCGGCGACCGCGCGCTGAATGTCGCGTTCGTCGTCGCCCGGTTCGAGCGTGCGGCAGACGCTCGCCAGGGCGGCGCCGGCATCGCGCCCGAGCAGGCGGTAGCGATCGACCTCCGCGTCGGTCAGCAGGTGCCGCGCCCGCGCCAGGTCGCTCTCGATCACGGTCGTGCCGGGCAGCGGCCAGTCGGCGGCAAGCGTGCGCCCCTCGCCGACGAGATCGCGCGCGACGCCGACCGCGTGCGCCGGATCCTGATCGTCCGCCCAGGGATACTCCACCGGCTCGTAGTCGAGGCCGGCGAGGGCCTCGGCGCGCAGCCGCGGCATTTCGATCGCGTTGGCGAGCACGTAGCGGCGTCCGTCGTGCGTGACCAGCAGGCGCTGCGTCCCCGCCTCGCGGCTCGCGTCGATGCGGTTGCCGCGCCCGCCGGTCAGCCACGCGATGTTGTGATGCGCGGCGAGCAGCACGCCGCCGGCGCCCGCGGCTTCGACGACGCGGACGACGCGCGCGAGCTTCTCCTCGTGCTCGGCGGCGGTGCTCAAGATCCCTGGGCGAACACGCGGGACTCGCGCTCGATCCGATCCTTCGACGGCGGCGCGTTGAGGATCAGCACGCGGTACTTGAACGTGACCGACTTGCCGGCCTCGAGCGTGTAATTGAAGGCGTTCGGCTCGTTGAACTGCTTGTCGCCGAGCGGGTTCGCCGCATACAGCCCGTAGCCGCGCGCGTGCCAGTGCGTCGGGTACCCCGGGTTGGACGGATGATCGAGCATCGCGATGGTGACGTCCTCGCCGTTCACCACGCCGCCGAGCAGCGTCCACTTGGCGCGCGTGCTCCAGACCGCGTCCCCTTCCTTGCCTTCGCTGCTCACGTACTTGCCGGTCACCCCGGTGTTGTCGAGCACCGCAACCGGCGTGGCGCGCCCCTGCGCGTCGGTGAAGACTTCGGGCTTCTCGGCGGGCTGTTCGAGCTCGCGGCGGACGCGCATGCCGAACACCCCTTCCTTGCTGTCCTCGAAGACCACCTTCTCGCCGAGCGCGGTCAGCGTCGTGGTGCGATCGATGGTGCGCGCGTCGCCGCCGCCGCGGAAGACGAAGCGGGTGACTTCCTTGAGCAGCTGCCTGTTGCCCGGCGCCATCCAGGCCGTCTCGACGACCAGCACGCCTTCGGCCGGGCCGCTCCTGGCGTCGAGCACCTTGCGGTGGAGGATCGTGCCCATCTTCGGCGCGTCTTCGGGCTTGATCGCGTCGGAGTTGTTCCAGAAGTCGAGATTGTTGACGTCGCCGTGATTGAACCACAGACCGACGTGGTGGGGATGATCGACCCGCTCACCCTTGCGCGGGTCGAGCGGGAACCCGCGCGTGACCACCGTGCCCCTGGCGGTGCGCAGCGGATACAGCACCGGCTTCTTCAGCGTCTCGGGCCATATGTATGAGGTGAAGGGCTGCCCGTCGATGGCGACGTCGACCCGCCGCGCGGCCTCGTTCACCTTCACCTCGACGCCTCCGGCGGATTTCACGCCGACCGCGGCGGTTACGGCGAGCATCGCGACACAAGCCCAGCGCATGACACCACTCCTTTGCATCGCTATTACTTTAACGGTAAAGTCTTACCACATGTCCACCAAGTTCACGCTCCTCGCCGCTTCCCT
This window contains:
- a CDS encoding M24 family metallopeptidase, yielding MSTAAEHEEKLARVVRVVEAAGAGGVLLAAHHNIAWLTGGRGNRIDASREAGTQRLLVTHDGRRYVLANAIEMPRLRAEALAGLDYEPVEYPWADDQDPAHAVGVARDLVGEGRTLAADWPLPGTTVIESDLARARHLLTDAEVDRYRLLGRDAGAALASVCRTLEPGDDERDIQRAVADAAGAIRARAIVALVGSDERLRRFRHPVPTATRWEHVVMLALCAERDGLVVSLSRIVASRPPADLAERTRATATVFGRLLEATRPGATGAALYGIARDAYAAVGFPSEELKHHQGGAIGYRAREWTAHPKSAEVVQARQAFAWNPTIAGTKVEDTALLVEGTLQMITASPDWPAIELGGNIRASDVWLI
- a CDS encoding PmoA family protein, translated to MRWACVAMLAVTAAVGVKSAGGVEVKVNEAARRVDVAIDGQPFTSYIWPETLKKPVLYPLRTARGTVVTRGFPLDPRKGERVDHPHHVGLWFNHGDVNNLDFWNNSDAIKPEDAPKMGTILHRKVLDARSGPAEGVLVVETAWMAPGNRQLLKEVTRFVFRGGGDARTIDRTTTLTALGEKVVFEDSKEGVFGMRVRRELEQPAEKPEVFTDAQGRATPVAVLDNTGVTGKYVSSEGKEGDAVWSTRAKWTLLGGVVNGEDVTIAMLDHPSNPGYPTHWHARGYGLYAANPLGDKQFNEPNAFNYTLEAGKSVTFKYRVLILNAPPSKDRIERESRVFAQGS